From Carettochelys insculpta isolate YL-2023 chromosome 3, ASM3395843v1, whole genome shotgun sequence, a single genomic window includes:
- the DNAJC27 gene encoding dnaJ homolog subfamily C member 27 isoform X2, protein MEANLPKRKETRKSLRIKVISMGNAESCIIKRYCEKRFVPKYLATIGIDYGVTKVQIRDREIKVNIFDMAGHPFFYEVRNEFYKDTQGVVLVYDVGQKESFDALEAWLAEMKQELGPHGNMENIVFVVCANKIDCPKHRCVDESEGRLWAESRGFLYFETSAQTGEGINEMFQAFYSAIVDLCDNGGKRPTSSMSVGFTKEQADTIRRIRSSKDSWDMLGVKPGATRDEVNKAYRKLAVLLHPDKCVAPGSEDAFKAVVNARTALLKNIK, encoded by the exons AGCTGTATCATAAAGCGGTACTGTGAAAAGAGGTTTGTTCCCAAGTACCTGGCGACAATAGGAATCGACTATGGCGTCACCAA AGTCCAAATCAGAGATCGAGAAATTAAAGTGAACATTTTTGACATGGCTGGGCACCCCTTCTTCTATGAG GTGCGCAATGAGTTTTACAAGGACACTCAGGGTGTTGTTCTAGTGTACGATGTTGGACAGAAGGAGTCATTTGATGCACTggaggcctggctggctgagatgAAGCAGGAGCTTGGACCGCATGGAAACATGGAAAACATTGTCTTTGTCGTCTGTGCCAACAAG ATTGACTGCCCCAAGCACCGCTGCGTGGATGAAAGTGAAGGGCGACTGTGGGCAGAAAGTCGGGGGTTTCTTTACTTTGAGACATCGGCACAGACAGGAGAAGGAATCAATGAGATGTTCCAG GCCTTCTATTCCGCAATTGTTGATCTGTGTGACAATGGTGGGAAACGCCCCACTTCGAGCATGAGCGTGGGGTTCACCAAAGAGCAGGCAGACACCATTCGGAGGATTCGCAGCAGCAAAGACAGCTGGGACATGTTGGGAGTCAAACCTGGAGCCACGAG GGACGAGGTGAACAAAGCCTATCGGaagctggcagtgctgctccatccGGACAAGTGCGTGGCCCCCGGCAGTGAGGACGCCTTCAAGGCTGTTGTGAATGCGCGAACGGCACTTCTCAAAAACATCAAATAG